In Mercurialis annua linkage group LG6, ddMerAnnu1.2, whole genome shotgun sequence, the following are encoded in one genomic region:
- the LOC126687080 gene encoding histone H2A variant 1 has product MAGKGGKGLTAGKTTKDKDKDSKKHPISRSSRAGIQFPVGRIHRHLKQRTSAHGRVGATAAVYLASILEYLTAEVLELAGNASKDLKVKRITPRHLQLAIRGDEELDTLIKGTIAGGGVIPHIHKSLINKTTKD; this is encoded by the exons ATGGCCGGAAAAGGAGGAAAGGGGCTGACGGCAGGGAAAACTACGAAAGATAAGGATAAAGATAGCAAGAAGCATCCTATTTCCCGCTCTTCTCGTGCCGGAATTCAG TTTCCTGTTGGTAGGATTCACAGGCATCTGAAGCAAAGGACATCAGCACATGGAAGAGTTGGTGCAACAGCTGCTGTTTACTTAGCTTCAATTCTGGAGTATCTGACTGCTGAGGTTCTTGAGCTCGCCGGAAATGCGAGCAAAGATCTCAAGGTGAAGAGAATCACCCCGAGACATCTGCAGCTTGCCATTAGAGGAGATGAAGAACTTGACACTCTCATCAAGGGCACTATTGCCGGTGGCGGTGTCATTCCTCACATCCATAAGTCTCTTATCAACAAAACAACCAAAGATTGA